A genomic stretch from Telopea speciosissima isolate NSW1024214 ecotype Mountain lineage chromosome 7, Tspe_v1, whole genome shotgun sequence includes:
- the LOC122668687 gene encoding uncharacterized protein LOC122668687, translating to EKSTAGSEEVSAQPITEKHKAANFPANLLRIGTWERVTIYEGDLVAKCYYAKRKLVWEVLERGLKSKIEIQWSDISAIRAIFQKNRADILEIELCRAPMFFRESNPQPRKHTLWQTAPDFTGGQAPIYRRHYVQFPEGTLEKHYEKLLQCDNRLLMLSKKPFPTLNSPYFYSNLYGYPDFSFGINGGHRLFSQFPHLSIPRTNAMLLHQIQNFDTITPSFTVNDSTSPMSVMDFPHIKENGSSYNRQQYHQRAQWVQGISNDQNLYFKKGGGVGELPLMVSTRQDSSLISQQQVYHHHHQLPCGSQSSNNLLLNEIAEQLLNDPFASVSSDEQRVLAKVKSMGNLIDTSKESIPTSGNANPNSINFDISDSNSKAYGGGEDYRMNNHIMLRNMEQSIGGSETLRPQPLNFFPTHQGSNENPSMNLARCPSFPYFFVDPTLEDATSVGPAANEVNQKWL from the exons GAGAAGAGTACGGCGGGGAGCGAAGAGGTTTCTGCACAACCCATTACTGAGAAGCATAAAGCTGCGAATTTTCCTGCAAATTtgcttcgaatcggtacctggGAAAGAGTTACTATATACGAAGGCGATTTGGTTGCTAAGTGTTATTATGCAAAACGTAAATTGGTTTGGGAAGTGTTGGAACGTGGATTAAAGAGTAAGATTGAGATTCAATGGTCAGATATTTCTGCCATTAGAGCAATCTTTCAAAAGAACAGAGCTGACATTCTTGAAATTGAG TTATGCCGTGCACCAATGTTCTTCAGAGAATCGAATCCTCAACCCAGAAAGCACACTCTTTGGCAAACTGCTCCGGATTTCACTGGAGGTCAAGCACCAATTTACAG GAGGCACTATGTTCAATTCCCTGAAGGAACCCTTGAGAAACACTATGAGAAGCTCTTGCAATGTGACAACCGGTTGTTGATGTTGAGCAAGAAGCCTTTCCCAACATTAAACTCTCCATACTTCTACTCAAATCTTTATGGTTACCCAGACTTCTCTTTCGGTATCAATGGTGGCCATCGCCTATTTTCACAGTTTCCCCACTTGAGTATTCCTAGGACTAATGCAATGCTTCTCCATCAAATTCAGAATTTTGATACAATCACACCTTCCTTCACTGTCAATGATTCAACTTCCCCCATGTcag TTATGGACTTTCCTCACATCAAAGAGAATGGGAGTAGTTACAATAGGCAACAATATCATCAAAGGGCTCAATGGGTTCAAGGCATAAGCAATGACCAAAATCTCTATTTCAAAAAGGGAGGAGGGGTTGGAGAACTTCCATTGATGGTTTCCACTAGGCAAGATAGTTCTCTCATTTCTCAACAGCAagtttatcatcatcatcatcaattgcCTTGTGGAAGTCAATCTTCGAACAATTTATTATTAAACGAGATTGCGGAGCAGTTGCTAAACGATCCATTTGCGTCAGTATCATCTGATGAACAAAGAGTTTTAGCCAAGGTGAAGTCTATGGGTAACCTCATTGACACTTCAAAGGAATCAATTCCAACATCAGGGAATGCCAACCCTAATTCAATTAATTTTGATATTTCTGATTCGAATTCCAAAGCATATGGAGGAGGGGAAGATTATAGGATGAATAATCACATTATGCTTAGAAATATGGAACAATCAATTGGAGGGAGTGAAACCTTACGTCCACAGCCACTGAATTTTTTCCCTACTCATCAAGGTTCTAATGAAAATCCATCAATGAATCTTGCAAGATGCCCTTCATTTCCATACTTCTTTGTGGATCCTACACTGGAAGATGCTACAtctgttggtcctgcagcaaaTGAAGTGAACCAAAAATGGTTATGA